Within the Bacillus sp. FSL K6-3431 genome, the region TCCAGCCATTTTAATGGATGAGGAAGTTACAATATCGCCCATTGATAATACAGCTACATCTGTCGTTCCTCCTCCGATATCAACAACCATATTTCCGCTTGGTTCAAATATATCCATGCCAGCGCCTATAGCTGCAACTTTCGGTTCTTCTTCAAGATAAATCTTTTTACCACCACTTTTTTCTGCTGCTTCCCTTATTGCTTTTTGCTCTACGCTCGTAATATTAGTCGGACAACAAATTAAAATACGTGGTTTTGATAAAAAACCCTTTACATTTAATTTATTGATAAAGTGCTTTAACATTGCTTCTGTCACATCAAAATCAGCAATGACACCGTCTTTTAAAGGGCGGATTGCCACGATATTTCCTGGCGTACGACCAACCATTTTCCTTGCCTCTTCCCCCACTGCCAAAACTTTATTTGTATTTCGATCAATTGCTACAACTGATGGCTCATTTAAAACAATCCCTTGTCCTTTTACGTGTATTAACACATTCGCAGTCCCTAAATCAATTCCGATATCCTTTGCAAACATCAAAAAACCCCTACTTTCACAATTTTCTTATTTATCATTTTTTTCATATGTCTAAAGTCATAGTTATTGATTTCCCTAATTGTTTATTTTACCATATTCATGCTATAAAAAGGAATGAAGCTAGTAAAAAAGATTGACATTTTTTCTAATAACAGAACTTAATTTT harbors:
- a CDS encoding rod shape-determining protein, giving the protein MFAKDIGIDLGTANVLIHVKGQGIVLNEPSVVAIDRNTNKVLAVGEEARKMVGRTPGNIVAIRPLKDGVIADFDVTEAMLKHFINKLNVKGFLSKPRILICCPTNITSVEQKAIREAAEKSGGKKIYLEEEPKVAAIGAGMDIFEPSGNMVVDIGGGTTDVAVLSMGDIVTSSSIKMAGDNFDNEILNYVKKEYKLLIGERTSENIKINIGTVFPGARNEEMEIRGRDMVSGLPRTITVYSKEIEAALRESVDVIVQAAKNVLEKTPPELSADIIDRGVIITGGGALLHGIDQLLAEELKVPVLVAEQPMDSVAIGTGIMLENMDRIARRNFV